From the genome of Suricata suricatta isolate VVHF042 chromosome 3, meerkat_22Aug2017_6uvM2_HiC, whole genome shotgun sequence, one region includes:
- the CDK5R2 gene encoding cyclin-dependent kinase 5 activator 2: protein MRGAASLRDYSGEDWLREAGRGAAKDRAQGVGLTLQLAQLRLRATAAEQPSNHLPLPVPAPGPGPPPPPPPAPQAAAPVPGGSPRRVIVQASTGELLRCLGDFVCRRCYRLKELSPGELVGWFRGVDRSLLLQGWQDQAFITPANLVFVYLLCRESLRGDELASAAELQAAFLTCLYLAYSYMGNEISYPLKPFLVEPDKERFWQRCLRLIQRLSPQMLRLNADPHFFTQVFQDLKNEGEAAASAGGPPSGSTPAAPSSSSAARDSCAAGAKHWTMNLDR from the exons AGGAGCTGCCAGTCTGAGGGACTACTCTGGCGAGGATTGGCTGCGTGAGGCGGGGCGCGGCGCTGCTAAAGACCGGGCCCAAGGGGTGGGGCTGACGCTGCAGCTGGCGCAGCTCAGACTCCGAGCAACCGCCGCGGAGCAGCCAAGCAACCACCTTCCCCTGCCCGTTCCCGCGCCCGGGCCGGGG CCGCCACCGccgccacccccagccccgcaggCGGCGGCGCCGGTGCCTGGCGGCTCGCCTCGGCGGGTCATCGTGCAGGCGTCCACCGGCGAGCTGCTGCGCTGCCTGGGCGATTTCGTGTGCCGACGCTGCTACCGCCTCAAGGAGCTGAGCCCCGGCGAGCTGGTGGGCTGGTTCCGCGGCGTGGACCGCTCGCTGCTGCTGCAGGGCTGGCAAGACCAGGCCTTCATTACGCCCGCCAACCTGGTGTTCGTGTACCTGCTGTGCCGCGAGTCGCTGCGCGGGGATGAGCTGGCGTCGGCCGCCGAGCTGCAGGCCGCCTTCCTCACCTGCCTCTACCTCGCCTACTCCTACATGGGCAACGAGATCTCGTACCCGCTCAAGCCCTTCCTCGTGGAGCCAGACAAGGAGCGCTTCTGGCAACGCTGCCTGCGCCTCATCCAGAGGCTCAGCCCCCAGATGCTGCGGCTCAACGCCGACCCCCACTTCTTCACGCAGGTCTTTCAAGACCTCAAGAACGAGGGCGAGGCCGCCGCCAGCGCCGGGGGTCCACCCAGCGGGAGCACGCCCGCggccccctcttcctcctcggCCGCCAGGGACAGCTGCGCGGCCGGAGCCAAGCACTGGACTATGAACCTGGACCGCTAA
- the FEV gene encoding LOW QUALITY PROTEIN: protein FEV (The sequence of the model RefSeq protein was modified relative to this genomic sequence to represent the inferred CDS: inserted 1 base in 1 codon; deleted 2 bases in 1 codon) — MEAEKKYAPDPHQSGRPRPIPRASPGLRGAGGCWPGSWEHRSRTPSIPRHTRAAPSRQAVSDPXPSSSPCHPRLPSAGICAPERKLTLPPFSHHRPPTHTPPTTQSLAAMRQSGASQPLLINMYLPDPVGDGLFKDGKSPGWGPLSPAVQKGSGQIQLWQFLLELLADRANAGCIAWEGGHGEFKLTDPDEVARRWGERKSKPNMNYDKLSRALRYYYDKNIMSKVHGKRYAYRFDFQGLAQACQPPPAHAHASAAVAAAVAAGPGKRDNLSGSEPRALLPVVASFSWVARALCWSEEGAAAAGVASEVDFAPKPQPPEAGIFPTPQLPACNTLEKQIQSRGLWRPGLHLPLRDRGGSSSGRGVERR, encoded by the exons ATGGAGGCGGAAAAGAAATACGCTCCCGACCCCCATCAGAGCGGGAGGCCCAGGCCCATCCCCCGCGCGTCTCCAGGGTTGCGGGGTGCTGGGGGCTGCTGG CCTGGTAGCTGGGAGCATCGCTCCAGGACCCCCTCCATCCCCCGCCACACCCGGGCAGCCCCCTCCCGCCAGGCCGTGTCGGACC CTCCGTCTTCTTCTCCTTGTCACCCGCGGTTGCCTTCGGCGGGGATCTGTGCCCCGGAGCGCAAA CTGACGCTTCCCCCCTTCTCTCATCAtcgcccccccacacacacacctcccaccACCCAGTCCCTGGCGGCGATGAGACAGAGCGGCGCCTCCCAGCCCCTGCTGATCAACATGTACCTGCCAG ATCCCGTCGGAGATGGTCTCTTCAAGGATGGGAAGAGCCCGGGGTGGGGGCCACTGAGCCCGGCGGTACAGAAAG GCAGCGGGCAGATCCAGCTGTGGCAGTTTCTGCTGGAGCTACTGGCGGACCGCGCCAACGCCGGCTGCATCGCGTGGGAGGGTGGCCACGGCGAGTTCAAGCTCACGGACCCGGACGAAGTGGCTCGGCGCTGGGGCGAGCGCAAAAGCAAGCCCAACATGAACTACGACAAGCTGAGCCGCGCGCTGCGCTACTACTACGACAAGAACATCATGAGCAAGGTGCACGGCAAGCGCTATGCTTACCGCTTCGActtccagggcctggcccaggcctGCCAGCCGCCGCCCGCGCACGCCCACGCC AGTGCGGCGGTGGCAGCGGCAGTGGCGGCGGGGCCCGG AAAGAGGGACAACCTGTCGGGCAGTGAGCCGCGCGCGCTTCTCCCAGTGGTGGCCTCCTTCTCGTGGGTGGCGCGCGCCCTCTGCTGGTCAGAGGAGG gagccgccgccgccggggTGGCCTCCGAGGTTGATTTTGCTCCCAAACCTCAGCCTCCTGAAGCCGgcatcttccccaccccccaactcccgGCATGCAACACGTTGGAAAAG CAAATCCAGAGCCGCGGCCTCTGGCGTCCTGGCCTCCACCTTCCCCTGCGGGACAGGGGCGGCTCCTCCTCTGGCCGCGGCGTGGAGCGGCGATAA